One stretch of Orcinus orca chromosome 15, mOrcOrc1.1, whole genome shotgun sequence DNA includes these proteins:
- the ALKBH2 gene encoding DNA oxidative demethylase ALKBH2 isoform X1 — protein MDRFLVKGAVRGLMGKRGQEQTGGGPAGLAEEEGTSRKKPRRAAPGNGVHSAGLSWRHIAAEGLDCDYTVLFGKAEADEIFQELEKEVEYFTGVLARIQVFGKWHNVPRKQATYGDTGLTYTFSGLTLSPKPWVPVLERIRDRVSVVTGQNFNFVLVNRYKDGRDHIGEHRDDERELAPGSPIASVSFGACRDFFFRHKDSRGKHPSRRLGVVRLQLAHGSLLMMNHPTNTHWYHSLPVRKNVLAPRVNLTFRKILPITK, from the exons ATGGACAGATTCCTGGTGAAGGGGGCTGTCAGGGGCCTTATGGGAAAGAGGGGGCAAGAGCAGACCGGAGGAGGCCCAGCAGGGTTGGCAGAAGAGGAGGGGACCAGCAGGAAAAAGCCCAGGAGAGCAGCCCCGGGGAATGGAGTCCACTCGGCAGGCCTCAGCTGGAGGCACATTGCAGCCGAGGGCCTGGACTGCGATTACACAGTCCTGTTTGGCAAAGCCGAAGCAGATGAGATTTTCCAAGAGTTGGAGAAAGAAGTGGAATATTTTACAG GTGTGCTGGCCAGGATCCAGGTGTTTGGGAAGTGGCACAATGTCCCAAGGAAGCAGGCGACATACGGTGACACTGGGCTGACCTACACCTTTTCGGGCCTTACTCTGTCTCCAAAGCCCTGGGTCCCTGTCCTAGAGCGCATCCGGGATCGCGTTTCTGTAGTGACTGGACAGAACTTCAACTTCGTGCTTGTCAACAG GTACAAAGATGGCCGTGACCACATTGGTGAGCACAGAGATGACGAGAGAGAGCTGGCTCCCGGGAGCCCCATCGCCTCTGTCTCCTTTGGGGCTTGCAGAGACTTCTTCTTCCGGCATAAGGATTCCCGGGGGAAGCACCCCTCCCGGAGGCTGGGGGTGGTCAGGCTCCAGCTGGCCCACGGAAGCTTACTTATGATGAACCACCCAACCAACACTCACTGGTACCACAGTCTCCCCGTCCGAAAGAATGTTCTGGCTCCCCGGGTCAACCTGACATTTCGGAAAATCCTGCCTATTACAAAGTAA
- the ALKBH2 gene encoding DNA oxidative demethylase ALKBH2 isoform X2 has protein sequence MDRFLVKGAVRGLMGKRGQEQTGGGPAGLAEEEGTSRKKPRRAAPGNGVHSAGLSWRHIAAEGLDCDYTVLFGKAEADEIFQELEKEVEYFTGTKMAVTTLVSTEMTRESWLPGAPSPLSPLGLAETSSSGIRIPGGSTPPGGWGWSGSSWPTEAYL, from the exons ATGGACAGATTCCTGGTGAAGGGGGCTGTCAGGGGCCTTATGGGAAAGAGGGGGCAAGAGCAGACCGGAGGAGGCCCAGCAGGGTTGGCAGAAGAGGAGGGGACCAGCAGGAAAAAGCCCAGGAGAGCAGCCCCGGGGAATGGAGTCCACTCGGCAGGCCTCAGCTGGAGGCACATTGCAGCCGAGGGCCTGGACTGCGATTACACAGTCCTGTTTGGCAAAGCCGAAGCAGATGAGATTTTCCAAGAGTTGGAGAAAGAAGTGGAATATTTTACAG GTACAAAGATGGCCGTGACCACATTGGTGAGCACAGAGATGACGAGAGAGAGCTGGCTCCCGGGAGCCCCATCGCCTCTGTCTCCTTTGGGGCTTGCAGAGACTTCTTCTTCCGGCATAAGGATTCCCGGGGGAAGCACCCCTCCCGGAGGCTGGGGGTGGTCAGGCTCCAGCTGGCCCACGGAAGCTTACTTATGA
- the UNG gene encoding uracil-DNA glycosylase — translation MIGQKTLYSFFSPSPARKRRACSSEPAEQWNGVAAVAESGDAAASPAKKIRAGQEEPGTPPSSPLSPEQLVRIQKNKAAALLRLAARNVPVGFGESWKKHLSGEFGKPYFIKLMGFVAEERKHYTVYPPPQQVFTWTQMCDIRDVKVVVLGQDPYHGPNQAHGLCFSVQRPVPPPPSLENIYKELSTDIDGFVHPGHGDLSGWARQGVLLLNAVLTVRAHQANSHKERGWEQFTDAVVSWLNQNSNGLVFLLWGSYAQKKGSAIDRKRHHVLQTAHPSPFSVYRGFFGCRHFSKTNELLQKSGKEPINWKDL, via the exons ATGATTGGCCAGAAGACCCTCTACTCTTTCTTCTCCCCGAGCCCCGCCAGGAAGCGACGTGCCTGCAGCTCCGAGCCGGCCGAGCAGTGGAACGGCGTGGCGGCGGTAGCTGAGAGCGGGGATGCGGCG GCCAGCCCCGCCAAGAAGATCCGGGCCGGGCAGGAGGAGCCCGGCACGCCGCCCTCGTCGCCACTGAGCCCCGAGCAGTTGGTCCGCATCCAGAAGAACAAAGCCGCCGCACTGCTCAGACTCGCAGCGCGCAATGTGCCTGTAGGTTTTGGTGAGAGTTGGAAGAAGCACCTCAGCGGGGAGTTCGGGAAACCATATTTTATTAAG CTTATGGGATTTgttgcagaagaaagaaaacattacacTGTTTACCCACCCCCGCAGCAAGTCTTCACATGGACCCAAATGTGTGACATAAGAGAT GTGAAGGTTGTCGTCCTGGGACAGGATCCATATCACGGACCCAATCAAGCTCATGGGCTCTGCTTTAGTGTTCAAAGGCCCGTGCCACCCCCGCCCAG tttggaaaacatttataaagaaCTGTCTACAGACATAGATGGTTTTGTTCATCCTGGTCATGGAGATTTATCCGGATGGGCCAGGCAAG GTGTTCTCCTGCTCAACGCCGTCCTCACCGTCCGGGCGCATCAGGCCAATTCTCATAAAGAGAGAGGTTGGGAGCAGTTCACCGATGCTGTTGTGTCCTGGCTCAATCAGAACTCGAACGGCCTTGTCTTCCTGCTCTGGGGCTCTTATGCTCAGAAGAAAGGCAGTGCCATTGATAGg AAGCGGCACCACGTGCTGCAGACCGCGCATCCCTCGCCGTTTTCGGTGTACAGGGGGTTCTTCGGATGCAGGCATTTCTCTAAAACCAATGAGCTGCTGCAGAAGTCCGGCAAAGAGCCCATCAACTGGAAGGATCTGTGA